The Opitutus sp. ER46 genome contains a region encoding:
- a CDS encoding NCS2 family permease, whose translation MLSRFFKLHENGTTFGREIQAGVTTFAAMAYILAVNPAILANTGMDRAALVTVTAITAAVATAIMALLTNYPIALAPGMGINAFFTFTICLGSGVPWSEALGMVLVNGVIFLLLSVTGVRERIIAAIPHGLKVAVTCGIGFFIAFIGLKNGGVIVPNPATYVSHGNFASGPVALCLAGILLTAILIARRVPGAIVLSIAAVTLAGLFVTDGTGKHVASMPAALLSLPASPEPVFFKLTFQFLTTGAALKLALPLILTLLLVDMFDNIGTLIGVTKRAGFLRPDGTLPRAGRALVADSIATILSALCGTSTVVSYIESASGVEAGGRTGLTTLTTAALMLLALFFTPLILAVPAVATAPALVIVGVFMMQSVTEIDMTDFRTAMPAVLTIIAIPLTSSIAEGIGLGLIGAALLAVATGEPRRLTATGYFVAGIFFLSFFKLPPF comes from the coding sequence ATGCTCTCGCGCTTCTTCAAACTGCACGAAAACGGCACGACGTTCGGCCGTGAGATCCAGGCCGGCGTCACGACGTTTGCCGCGATGGCGTACATCCTGGCCGTCAACCCGGCCATCCTCGCCAACACGGGCATGGACCGCGCGGCGCTGGTCACGGTAACGGCGATCACGGCGGCCGTGGCGACGGCGATCATGGCGCTGCTGACAAACTACCCGATCGCGCTCGCGCCCGGCATGGGCATCAACGCGTTCTTCACGTTTACCATCTGCCTCGGCAGCGGCGTGCCGTGGTCGGAGGCGCTCGGCATGGTTTTGGTCAACGGCGTGATCTTTCTCCTACTCTCGGTCACCGGCGTGCGCGAGCGGATCATCGCGGCGATCCCGCACGGGTTGAAGGTGGCGGTGACGTGCGGCATCGGGTTCTTCATCGCGTTCATCGGCCTCAAGAATGGCGGCGTGATCGTGCCCAATCCCGCGACGTACGTCTCGCATGGCAACTTCGCCTCGGGCCCGGTCGCGCTCTGCCTCGCGGGCATCCTGCTCACGGCCATCCTCATCGCGCGGCGCGTGCCCGGCGCGATCGTGCTCAGCATCGCGGCCGTCACGCTCGCCGGCCTGTTCGTCACCGACGGCACCGGCAAGCACGTCGCGTCCATGCCCGCCGCGCTGCTGTCGCTGCCGGCGTCACCCGAGCCCGTGTTCTTCAAGCTGACGTTTCAGTTTCTGACGACGGGCGCGGCCTTGAAGCTTGCGCTGCCGCTGATCCTCACGCTGCTGCTGGTGGATATGTTCGATAACATCGGGACGCTGATCGGCGTCACGAAACGCGCGGGGTTCCTGCGGCCCGATGGCACCTTACCGCGGGCGGGGCGCGCGTTGGTCGCGGATTCGATAGCGACGATTTTGAGCGCGCTCTGCGGCACCTCGACGGTGGTGAGCTACATCGAGTCGGCGTCGGGCGTGGAGGCGGGCGGCCGCACCGGGCTGACGACGCTGACCACCGCGGCGCTTATGCTGCTCGCGCTGTTCTTCACGCCGCTGATCCTGGCGGTGCCCGCGGTGGCGACGGCGCCGGCGCTGGTGATCGTGGGCGTGTTCATGATGCAGTCGGTGACCGAGATCGACATGACCGACTTCCGGACGGCGATGCCGGCGGTGCTGACAATCATCGCGATCCCGCTCACCTCGAGCATCGCGGAAGGGATTGGACTTGGGCTGATCGGCGCCGCGCTGCTGGCGGTGGCGACGGGCGAGCCCCGACGGCTTACGGCCACCGGCTACTTCGTGGCGGGGATATTCTTCCTCTCGTTCTTCAAGCTGCCGCCATTCTGA
- a CDS encoding adenine deaminase C-terminal domain-containing protein, producing the protein MLTRFSVAPLHTMTRALAAVAMGRTAPDLVITGGRILSTYTERIHGEREIWITGGRIAAIKPAGTYRKSGLTGARTYDARGGILAPGLVDPHVHIESAMMTACAFAEAALLNGTTTVFCDSHEIGNVCDVAGIEWMLEDARRAPLSIFLTVPSTVPATNATLETAGGDLTAAKIGGIFDRWPEAAALGEKMDYVSVALGDARSHAILAAALKRGRPVCGHIYGREFVAAGAASGISDTHEAIDRDIADDFLENGVWVFLRGGNPTTPWHSLPAAIRAITELGANPKRVCVCTDDRDADDLFLFGMDWVVRQAVAAGLQTTTAWSLGSLHPATRYAMDGEFGGLAPARRADVVLLNEALEVQNTWFGGELVVERRKITPVLERALSRRYRYPRAAYATVKLPKRVPLTPPLPKTAVTANVIRVVPPGIVTAHDQVKLESAPDWDSLLAAHDLCFLTVVERHGKNGNVAHGLLADFGLRDGAVASSVGHDAHNIVLAGTNEPDMRLALATVKRLRGGVCVVRRGQVLASVALPIAGLLSDKRAPIVGRETTALKRAWTRLGCRVPYMGFNLLPLSVIPALRLTDRGLVDVNAMKLMPLFTPAPKA; encoded by the coding sequence ATGCTCACCCGTTTCTCCGTCGCCCCGCTGCACACCATGACCCGCGCCCTCGCCGCCGTCGCGATGGGCCGCACCGCCCCCGACCTTGTCATCACCGGCGGCCGCATCCTCTCGACCTACACGGAGCGCATCCACGGCGAACGCGAGATCTGGATCACCGGCGGCCGCATCGCCGCCATCAAACCCGCCGGCACCTACCGCAAGTCCGGCCTCACCGGCGCCCGCACGTACGACGCCCGCGGCGGCATTCTCGCGCCCGGCCTCGTCGATCCCCACGTCCACATCGAGAGCGCGATGATGACCGCCTGCGCCTTCGCCGAGGCCGCCCTCCTCAACGGCACCACCACCGTCTTCTGCGACAGCCATGAGATCGGCAACGTGTGCGATGTCGCCGGCATCGAGTGGATGCTCGAGGACGCCCGCCGCGCCCCGCTCTCCATCTTCCTCACCGTCCCCAGCACCGTCCCCGCCACCAACGCCACGCTCGAAACCGCCGGCGGCGACCTCACCGCCGCCAAGATCGGCGGTATCTTCGACCGCTGGCCCGAGGCCGCCGCCCTCGGCGAAAAGATGGATTACGTCTCCGTCGCGCTGGGCGATGCCCGCAGCCACGCCATCCTCGCCGCCGCCCTCAAGCGCGGTCGTCCCGTCTGCGGCCACATCTACGGCCGCGAGTTCGTCGCCGCCGGCGCCGCCAGCGGCATCAGCGACACCCACGAGGCCATCGACCGCGACATCGCCGACGACTTTCTTGAAAACGGCGTCTGGGTCTTCCTCCGGGGCGGCAACCCGACCACCCCCTGGCACTCGCTCCCCGCCGCCATCCGCGCCATCACTGAGCTCGGCGCCAACCCGAAGCGCGTCTGCGTCTGCACCGACGATCGCGACGCCGACGACCTTTTCCTCTTCGGCATGGACTGGGTCGTCCGCCAGGCCGTCGCCGCCGGGCTCCAGACCACCACCGCGTGGAGCCTGGGCTCCCTGCATCCGGCCACCCGCTACGCCATGGATGGCGAGTTCGGCGGTCTCGCCCCGGCCCGTCGCGCCGACGTCGTCCTGCTCAACGAAGCCCTCGAGGTGCAGAACACCTGGTTCGGCGGCGAACTGGTCGTCGAGCGCCGCAAGATCACCCCCGTGCTCGAGCGCGCGCTCTCGCGCCGCTACCGGTATCCGCGTGCCGCGTACGCCACCGTGAAGCTCCCGAAGCGTGTGCCGCTCACCCCGCCGCTGCCGAAAACCGCCGTCACCGCCAACGTCATCCGCGTTGTCCCGCCCGGGATCGTCACCGCCCACGACCAGGTGAAACTCGAATCCGCGCCGGACTGGGATTCCCTGCTCGCCGCGCACGACCTGTGCTTCCTCACCGTCGTCGAGCGCCACGGCAAGAACGGCAACGTCGCCCACGGGTTGCTCGCCGACTTCGGGCTGCGCGACGGCGCCGTCGCCAGCAGCGTCGGCCACGACGCCCACAACATCGTTCTCGCCGGCACCAACGAGCCCGACATGCGGCTCGCCCTCGCGACCGTGAAACGTCTGCGCGGCGGCGTCTGCGTTGTCCGCCGCGGCCAGGTCCTCGCCAGCGTCGCGCTGCCGATCGCCGGCCTGCTCTCTGACAAACGCGCGCCCATCGTCGGCCGCGAGACCACCGCGTTGAAACGCGCCTGGACCCGCCTCGGCTGCCGCGTGCCGTACATGGGTTTCAACCTTCTCCCGCTCTCCGTCATTCCCGCGCTGCGCCTCACCGACCGCGGGCTCGTCGACGTCAACGCCATGAAGCTCATGCCGCTGTTCACGCCGGCACCGAAAGCCTGA
- a CDS encoding nucleoside deaminase translates to MSDELFMRAAIDEADAGMRANRGGPFGCVIVRRGEIVARGSNRVTSTNDPTAHAEVTAIREACQKLGRFTLEDCELYTSCEPCPMCLSAIYWARIPRVRYGNTRADAAAIGFADDFIYQQIPLPPEQRTVQMAPLLRDEAQRTFRAWAAKADKVEY, encoded by the coding sequence ATGTCTGACGAATTGTTCATGCGCGCGGCCATCGATGAAGCTGACGCCGGCATGCGGGCGAACCGCGGCGGCCCGTTTGGCTGTGTGATCGTGCGCCGCGGCGAGATCGTGGCGCGGGGCAGCAACCGGGTGACCTCGACGAATGATCCGACGGCGCACGCGGAGGTGACGGCGATCCGCGAGGCGTGCCAGAAGCTGGGCCGCTTCACGCTGGAGGACTGCGAACTCTACACCAGTTGCGAACCCTGCCCGATGTGCCTGTCGGCGATCTACTGGGCGCGGATTCCGCGGGTGCGGTACGGCAACACGCGGGCGGACGCGGCGGCGATCGGGTTCGCGGACGACTTTATCTACCAGCAGATTCCGCTGCCTCCGGAGCAGCGCACGGTGCAGATGGCGCCGCTGCTGCGCGACGAGGCGCAGCGGACGTTCCGCGCGTGGGCGGCAAAGGCTGACAAGGTCGAATACTGA
- a CDS encoding SRPBCC family protein: MNAAKPEVWSTEQAVETGASRAAIWALLSDVVSWFRWDPGIRDIEVSGPFRRGTRFMVTRAGGGRWLTRLVEVTDQTGFVAETQVGDVRVFVDHRIEPLPEGRLRVVFELEAFGPGGEEVGRKLSAPFAEALRELAQLAERQEGGACLAQVSA, from the coding sequence ATGAATGCAGCAAAACCGGAGGTTTGGTCGACCGAGCAGGCCGTGGAGACGGGCGCGTCGCGCGCCGCGATCTGGGCGCTGTTATCGGACGTCGTGAGCTGGTTCCGCTGGGATCCCGGCATTCGCGACATCGAGGTGAGCGGGCCCTTTCGGCGGGGCACCCGCTTCATGGTGACCCGCGCGGGCGGGGGACGGTGGCTGACGCGGCTGGTCGAAGTGACGGACCAGACCGGGTTCGTGGCCGAGACGCAGGTCGGGGACGTGCGCGTGTTCGTGGATCATCGCATCGAGCCGCTGCCGGAAGGCCGGCTGCGCGTGGTTTTCGAACTGGAGGCGTTCGGGCCGGGCGGAGAGGAGGTGGGGCGGAAGCTGTCGGCGCCCTTCGCTGAGGCGCTGAGGGAATTGGCGCAGCTGGCGGAGCGGCAGGAAGGCGGCGCGTGCCTTGCGCAGGTGTCGGCCTGA
- a CDS encoding helix-turn-helix domain-containing protein has protein sequence MKKAAFNELLQGVRDAGDYLRGDRKSAGRVDQIAPDSIAAVRARLGFSQSQFARALGISLDTLQNWEQGRRQPTGPAKVLLRVAAKHPEAVLEAVA, from the coding sequence ATGAAGAAAGCCGCATTCAACGAATTGCTCCAAGGGGTGCGCGACGCGGGCGACTACCTCCGCGGCGATCGCAAGTCAGCCGGACGTGTCGATCAGATTGCGCCCGATTCTATTGCCGCCGTGCGTGCCCGGCTGGGCTTCAGCCAGAGCCAGTTTGCCCGCGCGCTGGGCATCAGCTTGGATACTCTCCAAAACTGGGAACAGGGACGTCGGCAGCCTACCGGCCCGGCGAAGGTGCTGCTCAGGGTCGCAGCCAAGCACCCCGAGGCGGTGCTTGAAGCCGTGGCTTGA
- a CDS encoding DUF4214 domain-containing protein — protein MSLPGSLRPALVLLATLAWVTAFGQPRPPEPPPLEAAVVVEVYTDILGRAPHAWEVTYCPAHTRNDLRSLLLQSFEYRALSPEVVIHRAFFEYCGRGPTPEEMRHYRRRMIDERWSVGRIRQDINRQWSNDDEHHGRGPGYDNDGPRGRRDAIDRMIERAYDDLLERRPDREGMEHYRRFLERGGSESSMRARLRESEEYRVKLPDSKTTRAYQNVLRRAPDAGGMEHYRKLLVDRGWSQRDVEADLRRSDEYRNRKR, from the coding sequence ATGAGTCTTCCTGGCTCCCTCCGCCCCGCCCTCGTGCTGCTCGCGACCCTTGCCTGGGTCACGGCTTTCGGACAACCGCGTCCGCCGGAGCCGCCGCCGCTCGAGGCCGCGGTCGTCGTCGAGGTCTACACCGACATCCTCGGCCGCGCCCCGCATGCCTGGGAAGTGACCTATTGCCCGGCGCACACGCGCAACGATCTCCGCAGCCTCCTCCTGCAATCCTTCGAGTATCGCGCACTCAGCCCGGAGGTGGTCATTCACCGCGCCTTTTTCGAGTATTGCGGCCGCGGCCCCACGCCGGAGGAGATGCGGCATTACCGGCGCCGGATGATCGACGAACGCTGGTCCGTCGGCCGCATCCGGCAGGACATCAACCGCCAGTGGTCGAACGACGACGAGCACCACGGGCGTGGCCCCGGGTATGACAACGACGGACCGCGGGGCCGCCGCGACGCCATCGATCGGATGATCGAGCGCGCGTATGACGACCTGCTGGAGCGCCGGCCCGACCGCGAGGGGATGGAGCACTACCGGCGTTTCCTCGAGCGGGGCGGCTCCGAGAGTTCGATGCGCGCGCGACTTCGGGAGAGCGAAGAGTACCGGGTCAAGCTGCCTGACTCGAAAACCACCCGCGCCTATCAAAACGTGCTCCGCCGCGCCCCCGACGCCGGCGGCATGGAACACTACCGCAAGCTGCTCGTTGACCGCGGCTGGTCCCAACGCGACGTCGAAGCCGACCTCCGCCGCAGCGACGAGTACCGGAACCGGAAACGGTAG
- a CDS encoding ATP-binding protein encodes MSHVAAQSRPAWLRLPLFRWSLGIILAVVAGALVFEALNFPVLSRIGLPHEFCYLRDPRLVWLHVTADFLIGAAYVSISVTLAYLVYRASRDIPFNSVFLAFGLFIVSCGFTHFMEVWVIWHPVYWLSGYVKVVTAAASVATAIALFPLVPRIFALIAAARESEVRRVEIERLNTDLERFNYSVAHDLRAPLRSIVGFAEILREEHLAVLPPEVRTYLERMQHSAERMDALVGGLLRYATIGRQPAELKPVETIDVVHAALGLLESTIGARGAEVVVQRPLPRILGDGLFLQVVIQNLVGNALKFVASGVTPEVQIRGEVVGDDVILSVIDNGVGFPPGTAPRAFGMFERFHPDHPGTGIGLAIVHRAVERMQGEIGIEPRTDAPGTRFWVRLRRA; translated from the coding sequence ATGTCCCACGTCGCCGCCCAGTCCCGCCCGGCCTGGCTTCGCCTGCCCCTGTTTCGCTGGAGCCTCGGCATCATCCTGGCCGTCGTCGCCGGCGCGCTTGTCTTCGAGGCGCTCAACTTCCCGGTCCTCAGCCGGATCGGGCTACCGCACGAGTTCTGCTACCTCCGGGATCCCCGGCTGGTCTGGCTGCACGTGACCGCCGATTTCCTGATCGGCGCCGCCTACGTCTCGATCTCCGTAACGCTCGCCTACCTTGTGTACCGCGCGAGCCGGGATATCCCGTTCAACTCGGTGTTCCTGGCCTTCGGGCTATTCATCGTCTCGTGCGGGTTCACGCACTTCATGGAGGTCTGGGTGATTTGGCACCCGGTGTACTGGCTCTCGGGTTACGTGAAGGTCGTGACCGCCGCTGCCTCCGTTGCCACCGCCATCGCGCTGTTCCCGCTCGTCCCGCGGATCTTCGCGCTGATCGCCGCGGCGCGCGAGAGCGAGGTCCGGCGGGTCGAGATCGAGCGCCTGAACACCGATCTCGAGCGCTTCAACTACTCGGTCGCGCACGATCTGCGCGCCCCGCTCCGCAGCATCGTCGGGTTCGCCGAGATCCTGCGCGAGGAGCACCTCGCCGTCCTGCCGCCTGAGGTCCGCACCTACCTTGAACGCATGCAGCACTCCGCGGAGCGCATGGACGCCCTCGTCGGCGGCCTGCTCCGCTACGCCACGATCGGCCGGCAGCCCGCGGAGCTGAAGCCGGTCGAGACCATCGACGTCGTCCACGCCGCGCTCGGCCTGCTCGAGTCCACCATTGGGGCCCGCGGGGCCGAGGTGGTGGTCCAGCGGCCGCTGCCGCGCATTCTCGGCGACGGCCTGTTCCTGCAAGTCGTCATCCAGAACCTCGTGGGCAATGCCCTGAAGTTCGTGGCGTCCGGCGTCACGCCGGAGGTCCAGATTCGCGGCGAGGTGGTGGGCGACGACGTGATCCTCTCCGTGATCGACAACGGCGTGGGCTTCCCGCCCGGGACCGCGCCGCGCGCCTTTGGCATGTTCGAGCGCTTCCACCCCGACCACCCCGGCACCGGCATCGGCCTGGCGATCGTGCATCGCGCGGTGGAGCGCATGCAGGGTGAAATCGGCATCGAGCCGCGTACGGACGCCCCGGGCACGCGCTTCTGGGTCCGGCTGCGCCGCGCCTAG
- a CDS encoding ABC transporter permease — MHDLRFAVRQLFKSPGFTAVVVLSLALGIAANATVLAWLQRFVLHPLPGVADQEELVVLVSNQGGGNVSLPDLRDFTADRTLFAGAFASMPTPVCLTTEQQPEWLKAQVVTANFFDVLGVRPLLGRTFLPQEDQTPSGNFVLVISERLWRRRFAAAPDIVGRVVDLNRQSFTIVGVVPDAFDGSLPPARFDLWAPASMITEVRNQGRFFLTERTARGWHNLVRLQPGVSLAQARAAVAATEPRLQQAYPKESRNARYRLVPLTECPWGGQTVFGPTLRLLLAVSMGVQLIVIANVANLLLARAVDRRREIAIRLAAGASRAQLIRQFLTESVLLALLGACLGLCIASWTVDSVVWLLPTEIARENVLTFSLDPLTLTLTIGIAIATGLLFGLAPALHAARTDVNTALKEGGRGSGAGVGHHRLRRLLVIGEVSLALVLLVSAGLCAKGLQQARQVDIGFNPDRVLLGHLQIGMNGYNATTALPFYRELRQRLAAEPAIEEAALASWFPLGLEGCKGTGVYVEGYEPLPSHNPTYELAVVSPRYFATLRIPLVTGRDFTDADDAAAPRVAIVNEHFARRFWPGQDPIGRRFRASGEWRTIVGVARAGKYNRLNEEPDPFLFLPYQQGVPDLDLSICVLARGAAESAAAPIRQALRQLDPGVELLRTRTLTGHVAMSFFMPRVASSLLLLLGGVALLLAAMGVYAVIAYAVSQRTREFGVRLALGAQPRDLLAQVLRQGLALGLAGIVVGLGLAVALTRLLQGFLYGVSPFDPLTFALIPALLLGVAGFACVVPARRAMRVDPVEALRAE; from the coding sequence ATGCACGATCTCCGTTTCGCCGTCCGTCAGCTTTTCAAATCTCCCGGCTTCACCGCCGTGGTCGTGCTTTCGCTCGCCCTGGGCATCGCCGCCAATGCCACGGTCCTCGCCTGGCTGCAGCGGTTCGTCCTGCACCCGCTACCCGGCGTCGCCGACCAGGAAGAACTCGTGGTGCTCGTCTCGAATCAGGGGGGCGGGAACGTGTCCTTGCCGGATCTACGGGACTTCACGGCCGACCGCACGCTGTTCGCCGGCGCGTTCGCCAGCATGCCCACCCCGGTCTGCCTCACCACCGAGCAGCAACCCGAGTGGTTGAAGGCGCAGGTGGTGACGGCGAACTTCTTCGATGTGCTGGGGGTGCGGCCGCTGCTCGGCCGGACGTTCCTGCCACAGGAGGACCAGACGCCTAGCGGCAACTTCGTGCTGGTGATCAGCGAGCGGCTCTGGCGGCGTCGCTTCGCCGCCGCACCCGACATCGTGGGCCGCGTCGTCGATCTCAACCGGCAGTCTTTCACGATCGTCGGCGTGGTGCCCGATGCGTTCGATGGTTCACTGCCGCCCGCCCGCTTCGACCTTTGGGCTCCCGCCTCGATGATCACCGAGGTTCGCAACCAGGGGCGCTTCTTTCTCACGGAGCGGACCGCGCGCGGCTGGCACAACCTCGTGCGGTTGCAGCCGGGCGTTTCCCTTGCGCAGGCGCGCGCCGCCGTCGCCGCCACCGAACCGCGCCTGCAGCAGGCGTACCCGAAGGAGAGCCGCAATGCGCGCTACCGGCTCGTGCCGCTGACCGAATGCCCCTGGGGCGGCCAGACCGTCTTCGGTCCCACGCTTCGCCTGCTCCTCGCCGTCAGCATGGGCGTCCAGCTCATCGTCATCGCCAATGTCGCCAACCTCCTCCTCGCGCGAGCGGTCGACCGCCGCCGCGAGATCGCCATCCGGCTCGCCGCCGGCGCCAGCCGCGCCCAGCTGATCCGCCAGTTCCTCACCGAGAGCGTGCTGCTCGCGCTGCTCGGGGCGTGCCTCGGGCTGTGCATCGCGAGTTGGACGGTGGACTCGGTGGTGTGGCTGCTCCCGACGGAGATCGCGCGGGAAAACGTCCTCACCTTCTCGCTCGATCCGCTCACGCTGACGCTGACCATCGGCATCGCCATCGCCACGGGCCTGCTCTTCGGCCTCGCGCCGGCACTCCACGCGGCGCGGACCGACGTCAACACCGCGCTCAAGGAGGGCGGTCGCGGCAGCGGCGCCGGCGTCGGCCACCACCGGTTGCGGCGGCTGCTCGTGATCGGCGAGGTGTCGCTCGCGCTCGTCCTGCTCGTAAGCGCCGGGCTGTGCGCGAAGGGGCTGCAGCAGGCGCGCCAGGTCGACATCGGCTTCAATCCCGACCGCGTACTCCTCGGCCACCTCCAGATCGGGATGAACGGCTACAACGCGACCACCGCCCTGCCATTCTACCGGGAACTGCGCCAGCGGCTCGCCGCCGAGCCGGCGATCGAGGAGGCCGCCCTGGCGAGTTGGTTTCCGCTCGGGCTCGAGGGCTGCAAAGGCACTGGCGTGTACGTCGAGGGCTACGAGCCCCTGCCGAGCCACAATCCGACGTACGAGCTCGCCGTCGTCTCGCCGCGGTACTTTGCCACCCTGCGGATTCCGCTAGTGACCGGGCGTGACTTCACCGATGCCGACGACGCCGCCGCGCCGCGGGTCGCGATCGTGAACGAGCACTTCGCCCGCCGGTTCTGGCCCGGTCAGGACCCGATTGGCCGCCGCTTCCGCGCCAGCGGCGAATGGCGCACCATCGTCGGCGTAGCTCGCGCCGGGAAATACAACCGGCTCAACGAGGAACCGGATCCCTTCCTGTTCCTGCCGTATCAGCAGGGCGTGCCGGACCTCGACCTGAGCATCTGCGTGCTGGCCCGCGGCGCCGCCGAGTCCGCCGCCGCGCCGATCCGCCAGGCGTTGCGCCAGCTCGATCCCGGCGTGGAACTCCTGCGCACCCGCACGCTCACCGGCCACGTCGCGATGTCCTTCTTCATGCCCCGCGTCGCGTCGAGCCTGCTCCTTCTGCTCGGTGGCGTCGCCCTCCTCCTCGCGGCCATGGGCGTGTATGCGGTCATCGCCTACGCGGTGTCGCAACGGACACGCGAGTTCGGCGTGCGTCTCGCGCTCGGCGCGCAACCACGCGACCTGCTGGCCCAGGTCCTGCGCCAGGGACTCGCCCTGGGGCTCGCCGGCATCGTCGTCGGGCTCGGCCTCGCCGTCGCGCTGACGCGCCTGCTGCAGGGATTTCTCTACGGCGTGAGTCCGTTCGACCCGCTGACTTTCGCGCTTATCCCAGCTCTGTTGCTGGGCGTCGCGGGCTTCGCCTGTGTGGTCCCGGCCCGGCGCGCCATGCGCGTGGATCCGGTCGAGGCGCTGCGGGCCGAATGA
- a CDS encoding NADP-dependent oxidoreductase, whose translation MSSPTARNHRIVLAAHPKGRPRPEDFRLEEVAVPEPREGEVLLRTLDLSLDPYMRGLMNPIGPSYAPAVKIGDPMAGGTINRIVASRHPRLRVGELVVGSAGWQEYATSNGQGLIPLGQMPHPSLALGGLGMPGFTAYVGLLDIGRPKPGETVVVAAATGGVGSVVGQIARLKGARVVGIAGGAEKCRYAVDELGFDTCLDHLAPELPKRLAEACPKGIDVYFENVGGPVLSAVVPLLNNDARMPVCGVIAHYNEEESAGPDRLPGFLGTLIQKRITVQGFIILDHYATRFEAFRREAGEWHAAGKLKLREDVVHGLERAPEAFIGLLEGRNFGKVVVHVADA comes from the coding sequence ATGTCGTCGCCCACTGCCCGCAATCACCGCATCGTCCTCGCCGCCCATCCCAAGGGGCGGCCGCGTCCCGAGGATTTCCGCCTCGAGGAGGTGGCGGTCCCGGAACCGCGCGAAGGCGAGGTGCTGTTGCGCACGCTGGACCTGTCACTCGATCCGTACATGCGCGGCCTGATGAACCCGATCGGTCCGTCCTATGCGCCCGCGGTGAAGATTGGGGATCCGATGGCAGGCGGGACGATCAATCGGATCGTGGCGTCCCGTCATCCGCGGCTGCGGGTGGGCGAGCTCGTGGTCGGCAGCGCCGGCTGGCAGGAGTACGCGACCTCGAACGGCCAGGGACTCATTCCGCTCGGACAGATGCCACATCCTTCGCTCGCCCTCGGCGGACTTGGCATGCCGGGCTTCACCGCCTACGTGGGCCTGCTCGACATCGGGCGGCCGAAGCCGGGGGAGACGGTCGTCGTGGCGGCGGCCACGGGCGGTGTCGGCTCGGTGGTCGGCCAGATCGCGCGACTCAAAGGCGCGCGGGTGGTGGGCATTGCGGGCGGCGCGGAAAAGTGTCGTTACGCCGTCGATGAACTTGGTTTCGATACGTGTCTCGATCATCTCGCGCCGGAGTTACCCAAGCGCCTGGCGGAGGCGTGTCCGAAAGGCATCGATGTCTATTTCGAGAACGTCGGAGGCCCGGTGCTCTCGGCCGTGGTGCCGCTGCTCAACAACGACGCGCGCATGCCCGTGTGCGGGGTGATCGCGCATTACAATGAGGAGGAGTCCGCCGGACCGGATCGGCTCCCGGGTTTCCTCGGCACGCTCATCCAAAAGCGGATCACGGTGCAGGGGTTCATCATCCTCGATCACTACGCGACGCGTTTTGAGGCCTTCCGGCGGGAGGCCGGAGAGTGGCATGCCGCCGGCAAGCTGAAGCTGCGCGAGGATGTGGTGCACGGACTCGAGCGCGCACCCGAGGCCTTCATCGGGCTGCTCGAGGGCCGCAACTTCGGCAAGGTCGTCGTTCACGTGGCCGACGCCTGA